AACCCTAGATGCTGCTTTGGTTTAAATAGCAACCAGaagggacacagagtcagatCGAGTCAGATGGAGAGGAAGAGTTTCATTATTAAAAAGCAAATGCAAGCATCGTTGTGGATGCATTTAAACCAACGGGCAACGGCAATAAGTTTTCTGTAAGTAGAAATTGATagcatcttttcttttgtcacaGAGAGAGTTAAAAGAGAtcatcagagagagagagagattccaGGAGAAATACTTTTGCCATTTTTTGTCACACGCATTCTTATCTTTTTTTGATTAATTACGCTATCGACAACAGGGGCTAGAGGTACATTTCGAGGTAATTTGTGCATGAATTTTATGTCAAAATAGCTCTTGCTACCTGCGGGCATGTGACGCTTATTGACATGCATTTATACATATTTATTGTAATTATTACTTTTAGTACTCctgttttaattttcttaattttgctCACATTCTTTACTCCCTTTATCAACTTTGGTTAAATATTGAATTTCCTCAATTTGAATATCTTAGGGTCAATATGTAATATTTTCTTGTCCAATTTCTCCAACTCAATTGGAATATCACCAATTTCTCTCTAAGTAAACCTAAAAATCTTGGGTTGCATATCTCTAAGTTTTCCCCAAAGCTGTATTCTAACACTTAATCTAGCTCTTCCAATATTGCATACAAAGTAATATGTTATCCGTCCACATGACcaccaaattataaaaattgaagaaaattgaaCATTTGTCTAAAATTGATCAAGAAAGTAAATCATAAGGGTAAAATTAACCAAATAATACCTAAAGTGACAATTACGGTAAACTAAAAAGACCATTTGTGACTTTTAGTCTCTTAGAATTAACCGTGACAAAGAAGATGaatatatacatttatataattagtcttaaaaaataatgtaaaaaGTTCATTTGCTTGTTTCACTACAGGCCAAGAAGAGTAtaaatcaataataataataataataataataggatgtgtttatgaaagaaaaattgtacCTTATAAACTATTTGCAAAAGCTATTATTGAAATCCCAATCTCAAATGCTCTAATCCCCattgatgaaaacaaaaattccaaaattgcATGTTTTGTCTTAATTTGTTGGCATTGAAACTTCATTTATGCACCTAACCTAGGAGTAGTGTCGACTGGAACCCTAGAGATGATGTATATGCGGAGAAGATATAAACCAGCTGAAACTAAAGTCCAATACATTTGTTAAGCTCATCTATGTTGAATTTTGAGACTGATTTCATCGATTGCTTGCTTATATTCCAAACTAAGACCGATATTTCCCCCATTCTTGAGTATAGAATTGATACAACATATATACCAGATATGATGTTTGATTCCAAGAGAAAGAATCTTTGTACAAATCTTTCCAGTTTTGGATGGATATGCGAGACAAGGACAAGGCCGCACTGATTGTTAGTTGACAGGGGCCGCCCCGCCACATAGAGCGTTGCCTTACACATGTAATTGCTTCTTCTTCGACCTAAGCCactaatctctctctctctctctctctctctctctctctctctctctctctctatatatatatatatatatatatacgtacgTACGGAAGGCGAGGAGTATACTAGCTATATACCTACACATGGGATTAATCAATTGCCATTGCCTGCTTCTCATATCTCCTTTCTCCTTCATATTTACTAATTCTCATCtgaaaaccaaacccaattaTTATATTCGCCCCACTGCCTAGATATATCTATAGCTAGCTGTCAGCCTCTGGTGTGTCTGTAGCCTATAACTTAACTGAATCTATGGAACTCAGACTGCAACATATAATAACTAACATGAATTCTGCAGACTTTCAGTCAGTCAGtgaattttgttctttcaaaGGTTTCGATCAACAAGTCCAATTAATCATGACCAAGAATTATAgttaaatttgttttggttCGGGTGATAAAGTATATATGATCAGCACAGCATGCCCTAAAAGTTGAGTTGAGGTACTAATCACAAAGAGAAACAaggaaataagaaaattgAGGAGCAGATTTTGGAAGATTTTATACCATCCATCCATCAACATGTAGACTAGTTACAGCAAGCAGcaaattttcttccttcttatAGGGCAAATTAAGGATAGTAACAAAATGGACCAGCTAACCATTAATTCCAAGAGAACACAAATCAGCTGCAGTAGAGAGGAAGCTAGCATCTAAATGCATATATCGTTGTACAAAAATTATTCCACAAAAATACATACACACAGAAGAGAATCATACCCTTAATTTTCGTCCGAATTAAGCTCAAACCACTGATGATATCCACCAACAAATTTGCTTATTGATTCCTGAATAATAATCCAAAAAGCATTCGAAGATAACTAATCAATTAATAGCTCCAGAGATTTTCTCCTCCATCGGAATTCCCAGGCGAGTCCTCGGAAGAGATTCTCGGGGGGCTCATCAGCATTCCCTCCGCCATGTCCACCAGCAAATTCGGCATATTCAAAAGCGCTTCCTCATCCATaaactcctcctcctcctcctcctgccCAACCCTACCCTCCTCATTTTTTACCCCACCcggctccgatctccctccgCTCTCGCCGGCAGATTTCATCTCCGCCCTCGACTGAGCTGCCCTAGCCGCGGCAGCCCGTATGTCACTCGCAGCAGAGGAAGCCGGTATCGGATACGTAAGAATCGAGTTGGGGAAGTTCAGCGCCGTATCAGGTCCTTTCAGAGCGATCGCCGCCACGTCGTACGCAGCCGCCGCCATCTCCGGCTTGGCGTACGTCCCAAGCCATATGCGCGTCGTCTTACGCGGCTCCCGAATCTCGGACACCCATTTCCCGCTCCGGGACCGGATTCCCCTGTACACGGGGTGGCCCCTGGGCGATGACGATGAGGAGGCGCCCGTGGGCCCGGGTCTGGGTGAAGATGAGCAGTCTCGATCGTGTGCTGCTGGAGGAGTAGGATCAGGAGGAGCAGGAGGAGGAAGTAGTATAAAGGCAGGGTTGGAAGAATTGGAGGTTGGAGTTGGTTGGTCACTTTTGGGCACGTTACGATACGGATCGGCcataaataatatatcaaCTACACATACAAGTTGTGCATGTatggtgtgtgtatatatatatatatatatttatgaattCATGACCATGGTCCCGTCAAGAATGCATATATAAAcgtggttttgtttttgttaaaagcGTGGGGCAATCGCGGAGATAACCTAattgctttttttgttttattttttctgacTTTTTCTATGTATGGGTAATGGTATGGTGGTGTGACAAAAGAGTGTTAATAATTAGTACTTTTTATTAACGAGTGAGATGGTGGTGATGTGAGGTGAGGTGAGGCCACAGAGCGCACACGTATTAATCAAGAGTAAAGTTAGCTAGTGATTAGCTGGTGGTACCGATCTGGTCCGGTCAGTCAGACTCACGTATCAAACTTGTTCTTCATCTCCctctttcttttcataattaattcattgatttgcttttgtgttgtgtttgtGGGCTTGTTGGGgtgatatttataatttaattgcaTCATGCTCAGCACTCGCTCAGCAGTCAGCACAACACCACCCTCTCCATCCATCTCCGTGTTTGGTGTTGACTGTGCGGatctctttctttatttttcttctttttccccGATGGAGATTCggatcctttttctttttcagattGGTAATATCGTTATTATTATAATACGATCACATATGcttttcaataaaataatagtaatttcaacaattttaGGGATTTTTAAGATTTCCTTTTAACACGGGTTGAATTTAGGTCATGCGCAATCCAAACCTGAGTTTTTGTGAACCAAAAACTGGAAAACAAAGTGTTGTcatgtttcatttttataaatttaaaaaaaaaaaagaaaaaaaaaagagggtaCTTTTTCTACCCTAGCAAGCCAAGTCACTATCCACAGTACTTTACCTtgaatagaaagaaagaaaaaagacctATTAAGACCCacatcccttttttttatggGCACAAAAGACCCACATTTACTCTatacataataaataaaataaataaataaagcatattttctctgtttctcaGTCTGACCGTTAAATCTTAGTTTCCTTATCTAAAACTGTAGAACTCTGAGCAAACAGCGCACAGTTGTCTCAGATCATCCATGGAGACCATTCGATCAACCTTCCCAATTTTCCAAACCAACCCAGTTTTCCTCACTCCGAAGCCTCTAAAACCCTTCAAGGTTTCCATCAAACCTCCACCACCAGACTTCAATTTCAGGTCAGAAATTTCAGACCACTCAAAAGCCACAATAGCCAAAACTCACCCTGAGTTGCTTGATTTGGCTGAAAATGGGACTTTGTTCTTCATCGACAAGAGCCGGTTTGGTCCAGTTCCGGCCTGGAGGACCGAGTTCGTCGAACCGGAGGCCATCTGGTTAGTTGGCACCACTCATATTTCTCAAGACTCTGCTCTGGAGGTTGAGCGCGTAGTCCGGGCAGTGAAGCCAGACAATGTGGTGGTTGAGCTCTGCAGAAGCAGGCAAGTTACTTGGAAATTAACGTTAAAGCGTCACATAATTATAAGAGGAGCAGTTTTTTTTGGATGATCTTAACTTAAATTGTTGCAGAGCCCAATTTCAGAGCTGGGATTATGTATGCTAATGCCTCCATGGATGGTGAGGCAGGCCAACAATTAAGGTCAAATATGTTCTCTTTGACTGGAACTGGGTTTTTTGGCGCCGTTGGTCGGAGCATAAACTTAGGTAACAAAGCAAGTTCTATCCCCTCTCCTCTCCGTACAGTAAAATAACTCT
The Prunus dulcis chromosome 2, ALMONDv2, whole genome shotgun sequence DNA segment above includes these coding regions:
- the LOC117619527 gene encoding ethylene-responsive transcription factor ERF027, whose product is MADPYRNVPKSDQPTPTSNSSNPAFILLPPPAPPDPTPPAAHDRDCSSSPRPGPTGASSSSSPRGHPVYRGIRSRSGKWVSEIREPRKTTRIWLGTYAKPEMAAAAYDVAAIALKGPDTALNFPNSILTYPIPASSAASDIRAAAARAAQSRAEMKSAGESGGRSEPGGVKNEEGRVGQEEEEEEFMDEEALLNMPNLLVDMAEGMLMSPPRISSEDSPGNSDGGENLWSY